The genomic segment GATCTTCCGGGACGCACCCCCGATCCAATACGGCCGGCTATTCGGACATCGACTCGCCGAAGCCGACCAGCTCCGCCTCCGCCATCGCCCGCTCGGCCGCCGCGTCGATGTCGAACTCCGCGACGACCTCACCGTCGCGCACCAGAGGTTCGAGCAGCGGCGTCCCCTCCGCGGGGGCCTCCGCGTCGGCCAACTCGACGTGGTGTCCGCCATCGGGCGTCCGGTAGACCGATTTCACCCCCGAGAGCTTTCCGCGCTTCGCCGTGGGCTCGCCCTCGAGTTCGACGATATCCAGCGCGAAATCGATCGGATCGCCGTTCGTGATGTAGCTGCCGACGCCGAACCCATCCACCACGTCCGCGAGCTCGTCGATCGCCGCCGGCGTGATACCCCCGCTCACGAAGATGTCGACGTCCTCGTGACCCGCCATGTCGAGCTTCCACCGTGTCTCTCGGATGATGTGTCGGAAATCGCCGCGTCGGGAGCCGGTCGTGTCGAGCCGAACGCTGTCGAACCCCAACTCGGCCGCGCGAATCGCCTCGTTGACCTCGTCGTCGTAGGTGTCACAGAGCGCGATGCGCGGCACGTCCGCGTCGACCGCCTCGTCGAAGGCGCGCCACGCGTCCTCTTGATTCCCCGGCCCGAAACAGATCATCAACGCGTGCGGCATCGTCCCCGAGGCCGCTCGGCCCATGAGATCGCCGGCCGCCACGTGCGAGAATCCGTCGAATCCAGCCACAAGGGCGCTTCGATCCACCGTTCCGGCGATCGACGGATGAACGTGTCGCGCGCCGAAGCTCAAAAGCGACGTCTCCGGGGCGGCCAGACGCGCTCGTAGCGCGGCAGTCGCCATCCCGGACGGGTGCGAGAGGAAGCCGAGAATAGACGTTTCGAGGCGTGCGAACTCGAGATACGGCCCCTCGATCCGCATCACTGGGCCGCCGTCGAACAGGGTTCCCTCGGGGATCGCGTCGGCGTCCACGTTCCGTCCCTCGAGAAGTCGTGCGACGTCAGCCACTCCCGCCAACAGCTCGAACTCCCCCGTCGGGAACTGGTCGGCGGTCACCTCTACGACCACACGCGGGTTCTTTCCCGCGTGTGCGAGCGCTTCCTCCGTCCGAAGGAAGTACGCGTCCGTCGCCCGCCCCTCGTCGATGGCGGATTCCGGAACGATATCGAACATATCTGCTCATCTCGCGGCAGTTCGAAAAAGCTACGCTTCCCGTCCGGCGTCGCCGGTCGGGTCCGGCTCCGGTTCGGTGACGGCGTCGAGCAGCGCCGTCTCGTCCGCGTTGAACCCCTGTCTCGCGAAGAACGCCGCGACGTTGTGACAATCGCGTTCGAGGAATTCCCGGCTGTTCGGGTGGTTGACGGTGATCGCCTGCCCCAGATCGAGCAGACAGAGCTCGCCGTCGTGGACGACGATGTTGTACTCCGAGAGGTCGCCGTGGACGAGGCCGGCGCGGTAGAGCCGCCGCATGTACTCGCGGACGACCTCGAACGCAGTCTTGGGGTTCTCGACGTCGACCTCGCTGAGTCGTTTCGCACGGCGGTTCTCTCCGCCGAGATACTCCATCACGAGGACGTTTCGCTCGATGGCGATCGGCTCCGGAACGCGGACGCCCGCCCGCTGGGCCCGCTTGAGGTTCGCGAACTCCTTTTTGGTCCACGCGACGACGACCTTCTTTTTGTCCGAGCCGATCCCCTCGAACCGCGGATCGCCGTCGAGGTAGTCGCGCATCTGCCGGAAGTCGGAGGCGTTGATGCGATAGACCTTGACCGCGATCTCGCTGTCGGGGCCCAACGCCGTGTACACGTTCGCCTCCTTCCCCGTCGAGATCGGACCGCCGAAGGCGTCGATGTAGCCGTCTTGGACGAGTTTGTACAGCGCGCCGAGCGTCGCGTCGTCGAAGACAGACGCCTCAACTTTGAACTGTTCAGTGTCTTTGATCCGCTTGCGAAACTCGAGGAACTCGCGATCCTGCTTGCGGGCGATGCGGTCAGCTTCCGTGTCGGCGACGTCGATGTTCTCCCACTCGTCGCCGACGGGTTCGTCCGCGTCGACCTCCAACAGGCCATACTCCTCGGTCATTCGCTTCGGCTACGCGCCGGCGACTGAAAGCATCACCGATAGAGCCGTTATCGATCGTCGATCGGCGTGACTGTCCGATCCTCCGAGCCGACGTAGCGGGCGCGCGGTCGGATGAGACGGTTGTCGTCGTACTGTTCGAGGACGTGCGCGATCCAGCCGCCGACGCGACTCATCGCGAAGATCGGGGTGTAGATGTCGACCGGGATCCCCATCTGGTAGTAGGTCGAGGCCGAGTAGAAGTCGACGTTCGGCGCGAGCCCCTTCTCCTCGCCGAGGTACTCCTCGATAGTCACCGAGTAATCGTGCCACTGAGGTGTGCCCGCGGCCTCGCCGAGAGCTTCGGACTCGGCCGAGAGGATCCTCGCGCGCGGATCCTTCACGTTGTAGACACGGTGACCGAACCCGGGAACGCGATCGCCCGCGGCGAGTCTGTCCTCGACCCATGGCACCGGTTCTTTGCCGGAGTCGTCGAGTTCGAGCAACGCCTCCATCACGTCCTGGTTCGCCCCGCCGTGGAGGCTCCCAGAGAGCGTCCCCACTGCCGAGGTGACCGCCGCGTGGAGGTCAGCGAGCGTCGAAGCGGTCACCGTCGCCGAGAACGTCGAGGCGTTCAGGCCGTGGTCGGCATGCAACACGAGCGCCATGTCGAACGTCTCCGAGAGCACGTCGTCCGGCTCCTCGTCGTTGAGCATGTACAGGAAGTTACTCGCGTGGTCGAGATCCTCGCGGGGGTCGACCGGCTCGTCCCCGTCTCTGATCCGCGAAAACGCGGCCAGCGCGGTCGGGATCTTCGCCGTGATGCGACGACCTTTCCGGAGATTCGCCGCCTCGGCGGTCGGGTCCGCGTCCGCGTCCGGATCGTACGCCGAGAGATCGGAGACGATCGTCCGAAGCGCCGCCATCGGCTCCTCGTCGGCCTCGGCCAGATCGCGGACGAGTCGCTGGACGTCGTCGTTGATGTGTCGCTCTTCGGCCATCGACGATTTGAAATCGGACAGTTCGGCAGCGCTCGGGAGTTCACCGTGCCACAGCAGATAGACGACTTCCTCGAAGCTTGCATTCCGTGCGAGGTCATCGATAGT from the Natronomonas salsuginis genome contains:
- the rio1 gene encoding serine/threonine-protein kinase Rio1, whose protein sequence is MTEEYGLLEVDADEPVGDEWENIDVADTEADRIARKQDREFLEFRKRIKDTEQFKVEASVFDDATLGALYKLVQDGYIDAFGGPISTGKEANVYTALGPDSEIAVKVYRINASDFRQMRDYLDGDPRFEGIGSDKKKVVVAWTKKEFANLKRAQRAGVRVPEPIAIERNVLVMEYLGGENRRAKRLSEVDVENPKTAFEVVREYMRRLYRAGLVHGDLSEYNIVVHDGELCLLDLGQAITVNHPNSREFLERDCHNVAAFFARQGFNADETALLDAVTEPEPDPTGDAGREA
- the citZ gene encoding citrate synthase — its product is MTEELKKGLEGVLVAESSLSFIDGDAGKLIYRGYTIDDLARNASFEEVVYLLWHGELPSAAELSDFKSSMAEERHINDDVQRLVRDLAEADEEPMAALRTIVSDLSAYDPDADADPTAEAANLRKGRRITAKIPTALAAFSRIRDGDEPVDPREDLDHASNFLYMLNDEEPDDVLSETFDMALVLHADHGLNASTFSATVTASTLADLHAAVTSAVGTLSGSLHGGANQDVMEALLELDDSGKEPVPWVEDRLAAGDRVPGFGHRVYNVKDPRARILSAESEALGEAAGTPQWHDYSVTIEEYLGEEKGLAPNVDFYSASTYYQMGIPVDIYTPIFAMSRVGGWIAHVLEQYDDNRLIRPRARYVGSEDRTVTPIDDR
- a CDS encoding nicotinate phosphoribosyltransferase; protein product: MFDIVPESAIDEGRATDAYFLRTEEALAHAGKNPRVVVEVTADQFPTGEFELLAGVADVARLLEGRNVDADAIPEGTLFDGGPVMRIEGPYLEFARLETSILGFLSHPSGMATAALRARLAAPETSLLSFGARHVHPSIAGTVDRSALVAGFDGFSHVAAGDLMGRAASGTMPHALMICFGPGNQEDAWRAFDEAVDADVPRIALCDTYDDEVNEAIRAAELGFDSVRLDTTGSRRGDFRHIIRETRWKLDMAGHEDVDIFVSGGITPAAIDELADVVDGFGVGSYITNGDPIDFALDIVELEGEPTAKRGKLSGVKSVYRTPDGGHHVELADAEAPAEGTPLLEPLVRDGEVVAEFDIDAAAERAMAEAELVGFGESMSE